The genome window TGGGGTGATGGCTATTCAAATaccaaaaacattacaaatatgGAAATACTATGgctatataattattattattattattatcgatTACAAAGGTTTTTATGACATTACAGTGTAAATCTTCAATATGGTCAAATGAGCAGATGCTGCCATTTAGACAAGTTAAGCATTCATGTTATGAACCCTGCATTTGAAATATACATgacaatacatttatatacattgaAATGTGTCCCTAGTTGTTGATTTTTTCATGAACAATCATTGCACTTGATTTAGATGCTAGATCAAATTCACCCTGCTCCCTGCTGCGAGGCTCAACCTACAAATGCgtgatgtgtgatgtttgtgcagtGTGTTCCCTCGTATGTGTCCACTGTCAACAGTGAACAGGTTGGGtttaacagacacagacacggttgttgctgcagcagcagcagcttgtccTAAAAGgccctgtcctcctcctcctcctcctccccctcctcccctccttctcctccaccatACTCTGTTGCTGTGCAGCTCTGCCAACCCGTCAGCTGATCCCTCTGTTGGCTGCTTATTGCAGCTGTTGTTGGGAGTATCTGCCCCTGTAATACCCGCTCTCTGTTCGCAGTAATACACATTTCCTTTACTGCATGTGACTCCATACACAgtaccaccagctttgttgttgtgtctgtcaaattctgtgattcGCTGGCattttggattggaatgatgtgactgaaagttgatCTTAGGCAACATGTGCATGTAAAAATGCACaattttttcacagcagatatttaatAAAACAGGATAAACACAgtcaaagctgttttttttgtttcccatATTTCCTGGATGTGTTCTTCTAATTAAGTGCTTGAGAAAGATCTAATGGGGCTTTtgcacagtatgtgtgtgtgtgtgtgtagtattgttgattatttattacatatttataatcATACATTGATTACATATGCTGTTGTAAAGTGACCTTGTGTGTCATATTTTTATGGTTATTATTACTGATATtgatataaataatgtttttcttttttaatcacgCATGCAGGGCTCGTCCTTTTCTTTGAGGAAGGGTTCATTATTCCCTATCAGTGTTTTGCGGTAAATTGTCCTTTGTTTACATGCAGTCCCCAGTCTTTGCGGAAGGAGGCTTTTGGTTGtgcagtgcgtgtgtgtgcgtgtgtgagtgtgtgtgactcctACCAGCTGTTTCCCGCCTTGAAAGCCATCTgatcagctgcacacacacacacacggccatgcagcgagagagagagaaagaaagagagagagccacACACAACGAGGGAACCCCATCAGCTGGAAGTCGAGTAACATTACAACTCTCAGCAGCCTGAAACTACTACAATACACAGACGAGGAATTCACGTCTTCTTTGAACATTTAACCCGCGTCAGATCACGGGTTTTTCACTCTCTATCGTCATCCTTTTTTGCTTTCATTTCCACGGAGactgtttgctgttgtttttttagaggggggggggggaccaaaCTGGCGAGAGCGAGGCGAGCATGGAGTATTTCATGGTACCAGCTCAGAAGGTGCCCTCCTTACAACATTTCAGGAAAACGGAGAAAGAAGTGATTGGGGGCCTTTGTAGGTGCGTATCCACGCGCTCCAGTCAGcgctgttattattgttgttgttattataaatcATATGTGTTGAGTACACGCACTTAGAGACGGCGCTGAGGCAACATGCTTGTTATTGTGTATACGACACACTCGCGGACAGCTGCGGCTGTTTATTTTCACCTAACACAGCGGGGAACAGAGTGGAGGCTCCGGCTCGGACCTCTACACCTTGTCCGCGGtgttatttcacacatttaGGTGCAATATCGACGTATTTTGTAGCTAACAAACATAAACCACGTGGTTCCGTGCACACCACGCTGCTGCTCCGCTCCAGAGCGCGTCCTCGCACTATTTATCCTCAAAAATCCCCCCCGTGTCGCCCTCGTGTGCTGTGCTTTAGCATAAGATATAGAAGTGTATGTCGAGTGGGTGTCACGCAGTGTGGAGGGGTTAATTTCAAAGCCGTTCACGCCACAGTGGTGTGGTGATTTTAGCGCACACTGAGCTGAAGTTATTGTGGGTAGTGCGGCCATGCTTGAGGCTTGTGTTAAAAGTGATGAGGGGGTCTGGCGTCTGTTTCCTGTGTGGCGCCGTGCTTTGACTCGCTCCTGTAGCGTTTAACTGTACAGCTGCTGGGAAAAATATGCTGCCGGACGACGTGGCGacagttttgttattgtttgatgtTTCACGCGCGTCTTGTTGACGCTTGCGAGACGCCTCCACTGCGTCTTTTCCACCCGCACCTCTCTGCCATGCTGCCTGCCGCATTGTTGTAATGGCGGATGACACGAGAAGTCCGAGTGCTCCGGCACTGCTGGGCACCGTTGTGGTAGCTGATAGGGAAGGTGTATTTTGGGGCTGGTAAATCACATTACTCCCGGTAAATACGGCACATTTAGCCTTCACGGAGAGGCAGGAAGTAGGATTAATCTTGGTGGTACATATAAGGGGGTGTGTATGTCGCTGAAGGCCCGTTGATACGTCCGCAGCCCTGATTGAAGAGGCAGGCGGAGGGATCTGCTGCTGGTAATGACGCGGGGCAGTCTGGGAAACGTAGTCCCACTTGTGGGAATTGACACTGACTTCAAATGCTAGTAGGAAACGAAAATGGCATTTATTGTctctttgttctgtttttaatttattagaccacctgtcataaaaacgagaaaacataaatatttttggaaatctttcaaaactaaaaatgctattatttatttggcacataacaaactgaattcacctttttattcccaaatttgagccggctcactgggcttctccGAGAAGTCCAGAAGAAATTAATCaaacataacattcaaccactaaaacaaatttttctgtgctttactatttttttttttactgtttttctgTATTACAGTTCAATTCGTAGGTAACATTTAAgtcagttaaagagcttctacatactgacataaaaatagattttgataattaccaatgctgttattttaaggcagctgtggctttgggtgtgGATCTAATGAATTTGTTATAGTGCTATTCTGTCACAAGTAATGATCATCATGCGCTGGCTTATTATTTTTCCAACGTTATCGCCTCTTTGTAGTTGAACTAGACATGAAGttgaattattcaaaaataataaacttattcaacacataaaaaaaataaaaataagaacttTTTTATTCAGAACCTGATGATTTCAAATTTACTAAAAGTGAGAGCAAATTCGCAAATTTAAGACTTTGacagttaaaatgttttattatcttcATAGAGgtaaatcttctttttttttaaattacctGTTCCGAGTGTTTAATCTTAAATATATGCCTTATGATTTTTAAAGATTGACATCAACCATAGAAAAAACTTTTATGAGCCAACCTCCATTTTTTCCAGATTTtgattaatatatattatatatatttaggtTCATTATGCAATTgctaagtttttttttcccctctccatgTTTTAAGTCTTAACCCATCCTCATTGGGACCCAGGCTGTTCTGCTGTAGTGCTTTGTGTCCGTGTGATATGGTGAAGCCCAGTCCTAGTTGGACATGTTTTGGTAGTGGATGAGTTCTCTGGCTGTGAAGCTGCAGTGTTGATTCGCCGTGtttctggcacacacacacacacacacacacacatgcacacacctttTTCATCTGTGTCTGCACAATTGTTCCCAGTGTTTGTTCTGAGGCAGCTGAGTCAGTACAGATAAGAGCTTGGCTCGAGAGGGTCCCAGAGATACTGAGCTCGATTAAAAGGCTGTTATAGGACGTTTGCCCAAAATGTCCCCtcatcatactgtatataatggaTTTTTCCTCACAGATTTAGGCTGGTAGTGTTGTCGCAGAATATGCTGCTGTGCGCGCGTGAACACTGTACACACCGTATAAATGTAAAGACTGTCCACAGTCGTTTTACATTAACACCTGTAAGAAATTTCTCTGAACTTGTTCACTGTGAAAATGTCAATTCGCACTGTCATGTGTTAAAGAAATCCCCAatgcatttgtaaaaaaaaccaccaGAATTAATGGGCCTGTCTTGTTTACCTCACTGTCAATCAATGGTTTTTATTTGGATTATTTCTTGGGTATAAATTACGTCCAAAGGAGAAGACAGAAACGTGTAGACGTCCAATGACTGCACCTTTCACACAGTATATTTTTGAGTTGGTGGTGATAATGTTGACATGCAGGCGAGGGCTTAGAATTTGTTTGGTAACTTTGACATCAATATTGATTTccctttgctttgctttgctttggtgGAATGCAACACTTTATATTCATTCCTTCAACTGATAATGGGCATAGTGAGAAACGGAGGGAGTTTATTGGGGAGAATTTAAGTTGTTAACCATAATTTCACCCAATGCACACATTTCGATGCATTTCTCATTTAACACGTGAATATTAAGAGGTACTCtttcattgaacattttaattcGAGTGATATTGTTTTTAATAGTACGTTTTGCTGTCTCTTTTATGTCCAACCCCTTTGCCCCTTTGCCCCTCCTCATTCTTCCTTCTTCCCCAGTCTGGCCAACATTCCTCTGACCCCAGAAACAGCCCGGGACCAAGAGAGGCGAATTCGCAGAGAGATTGCCAACAGCAACGAGCGTCGGCGTATGCAGAGCATCAATGCAGGATTCCAGTCACTAAAAACACTCATCCCACACAGCGATGGAGAGAAGCTCAGCAAGGTGAGTCACAAACAGACTTGAGTTGAATGATGAGTTGCACGTAACTAGGAGGGTTTTAACGCACTCtgcatgttattattttagttaGTCAGACTTAAATTTGGACTGAAGCACCCAGATAATGGGATTGTGAGTCAAATTGTACTGCATGCATCAGTCACTACAAACACAACTGGATTTAACTCTGCATGTCAGCATATTATTGTTCTCtgtcacattattattgttctctTTTCGCCAGGCTGCCATCCTGCAACAGACATCAGACTACATTTTTGCTTTGGAGCAGGAGAAGACGCGGTTATTGCAGCAGAACAACCAGCTCAAACGAATCATACAAGTAAAGCATCACCATCAATCTTAGCTGTTGATAAAGCTGttatcacacttttttttttttttatatttctgtggCATGAACTGAAAGCCTGATCTCCAATTACTTTTTGCGTTCCCTAGGAGTTGAGCGGCTCCTCCCCGAAGAGGAGGCGTGCAGAGGAGAAGGATGAAGGCATTGGCTCACCAGACATCCTGGAAGAGGAGAAGACTGAGGACTTGAGGAGGGAGATGATCGAGCTGAGGCAGCAGCTGGAGAAGGAGCGGTCAGTCAGGATGATGCTGGAAGATCAGGTGAGGGACAACGGacacttgtctgtttttaaagccAGAAACCACTGTGTGCCCCCAAAAACCCGGTTACAAGCATTTGTTTGGACTTGCAAGTGAGACGTTGACCTCTGCCTGTTTGTCAGATGCGTTCCCTGGATGCACAGTTGTACCCAGAGAAACTTAAGGCCATCGCCCAGCAGGTCCAGGAACAGCAGGTCCAAACACAGACCCTTGTTCATCTGAACCAGCAAAAGCAGCTGGAGAGGGACCTTACTCCAGTCCACAGCCCGCAGGTTAGAAATACTTGCAAATGAGTCCGACTCCCCTTTGTCCAGTCAACAAAATCCATGCTTAAACTGTAGTGCATAAGTTAGAAATGTAaacatcatcaaaaaaaaagttgcatacCACAGCTTTAAAGTTTTGAGTATTTTTAAGATGAGCGATTTTGGCCTGCGTCAGCGCCCTACAGCTTTTACAAACTTCTTAATAGTTTTGTTCATATAAGTCCATCCATCAACAAGGAGGTTTTTATACGCAGCGTAACCTCAAAAGGTGAAGATTTTCTTTGGAggaaggaagaaatgattagatttcgGTGGAGATCCTGATTTGTTGCCGTAAATGTTTATGCACATGTTGAATCATATTTAAGATTACATGCTGTCAGCATTAAATCCACAGTTACTGTACATTACACgtgcagcgcacacacacacacactgctgtgccCCTGTGGCCTCGCAGCCACTGTATCCTCTTATCTGCAGGCTGCTAGAACTGAACATGATGCCAAATCAATAGGTGCATTCTGTCTGCTCGTCTCCTGCTCGTGGCAGCAGGGCACTGATAGTGAAAGATGACTGCTGATTGATCCACACTGGTTTTAGCCATGTGACACTGAGTAATTCCCCAAGCACAGCTGTCTGAGGCATATGACCTCAGACCAGTCTTGCATATAAAAATACTGGAAATGAAATATACCCTTTTGAAATGTATAGTTTGTAGTCACAAAAACCAAACCATGGCATGTGGTTGAAGGCACATGAGCAGAACTTGAGGTACAATTATTTAAGTACGGTTTTCTATggtcaaaaataaagttttcatataaagtgacacagacacaggcactgAGGTGTTTGGGTTAAAGTATACTCGTTTTTCTCTCTTGGTCTGCGATACTGTTTGTACGTAACGCGATCATCCATTATTTGCTGTTACAGGAAAAAACAGGTAGTTTTCATTAAGTTTTGTTGCCGAGAGGAAACTccagtgacacagtgagaaaATGAAGGTTGATGGGGAAATTCCTAACATCTGGCATAGTCAGTATCATTAAATCATTGTCCAGGTCATTTGTGTATTGTGATCTTTCAAGCTAAAATTGGCATGTTTACCGGGGATTTTTCAACCTGGACGAGGCCACGAAGAGCTTGTTCTgctctgtggtgtgtgtttttttttgttttgttttttttaagctttgtGTCACCCATGTGTGACATCTCACCGGAAACAAAACCAGCCAGGGAAAGGAAATACCAACACCAACATAGACCACAGTGGTACGGTGGTTACATTGACAAATGTCTTTTACATTGACAAGTTAAAGACATTTGGCATCTTTTACTTCGGTCTCCCTTTTTAACTCAATGATTTAGATGATCCAATGTATTAAATTAATGATATTGAGCGATGGCccaagtttaaaaagaaaaagtaaggATCTCTACGAACAATAATGGTGATGTCCAGAGGATGGACGCGCATTGTAGGGTTCTGCTGGAGATTGTGCATTTCTGGCAAAAATAGGAGACGAGGTTGAAATAAGCATATTTACCGGGGTTTTGTTGCTGACCGTAGCCGATGCCAATAAAAACCCACATGTATTGCAGAGGGGAATGCAGATTAAATGCATATCCTCTACTGTATGTtgcgttttgactgatttgtaatgtgtatatatattctatacATTGAAGGTTTTAATGTGTAACATCCCAAATGAAGTGATGTccaataaaggttttattttcccCCAGGTGATGGCTCCAGCTACCCCTCCTGCCCCTACACACCATGCTACAGTCATTGTTCCCGCACCGGTCCAAGCCCCTCAACCCCATCACGTCACCGTGGTAACCATGGGCCCAGCTTCAGTCATCAACACGGTGTCCACATCCCGACAGAATCTCGACACCATTGTTCAAGTGAGACACAAACCGGTCAAAAGCAAAGCCTTGAGCAATGTCTTGTTGGAGAGTTTGTTGATTTGGACACTAGAGGGTGCTGTTGGCAGTcacatcatctctctctctccctctctccctctctcttcctctagGCAATCCAGCACATTGAGGGCACCCAGGGAAAGGCTTGTGTTGGCGAGGAAGAGCAGCGAAGGGCCGTCATCGTCACTTCAGGTCGCGTGCTGTCCGATGCGGCGGGCTCAGACACGGCTTCAAACAGCGACGGCCCCGATGACTGTTCCCTCCCTTGAGTCTTTCCCCGGGTTTTTTCCCACACACCGTACACTTACACACTTATACAGTAAAGGCCCAAGCTGACCAGGGCGATGAGAGGCTTCAAACCCAAAACGCTCTTGTTTAGTGGACATTAATACGGCCGGTTGAGAGATTGAAGCCCTCgtcctttttatgtttttcctcctccttttttttttttaaaaatacacacttttACATGTTGTACCGTGACAGGCTGCCCGCATAGGTTTACACTTAGACACTCATACACGTCGCCTCTTCTGGCATCTTTTATCTGCTTATCTCTATCTCCCTGCTGtcgcacatgtacacacagactCATATCAGTTTATTAATCTGTAGAACGGTTATTAGAGCAACTACTCCACTGACTGATCGACACACGCGCTCCTGTCATATGGGATACTAGGATATCGAATGTCTGCTAAACTTTTTCCTCATTAACCACCGGGACACTTGTCTTTATTTGGCCCCAACGCCACGTGACTGATCTGCAAAACAGCAGTGTGGTATCGTCAACACCAGAACATTTTTCTTAAACTTCCCTCTCTCCCAGACCAATCCAAGCTGTTTGGAGAGACACTGTGAGCTCACAAGACTGTCTCAAACGTATAACTCTTAAGCTTCTAGGTGAAAGTTTAGGTTATTTTACCCAGGTGAACTCtactttttcatctttttgatCCTCTCGAGCCTTCCACGACCAGCATGTTGAAGTGATTttactggagaaaaaaaaacacacaacaaaagcaTCACattggcaggaaaaaaaaaaaaaacaacaggaaatagAAAAGTAGCTTGGGAGGGGAGAGAGTGCACTTATGGTTCACAACTCtattctttgttgtgttttatggttTTTACTGGGCTGGGTTCCTGGTAATCCCACATGTGTGTTtggcattttgttgtttttaattcatgacctgacaaaaaaaaagtggatgttCCTTGACACCCGCCCTTCTTGAATATAAAAGCACCTGGCTTGTTAAATAAGCTAATCTGTGGGCACTCCCGGGTGTATTCCACaggtatatatatgtgtgtgtgtgtgtatgttgtccCTATTAGTGTTTTAAATCAGCAGTTAGTGGTTCCCCAGGCTCTG of Solea solea chromosome 16, fSolSol10.1, whole genome shotgun sequence contains these proteins:
- the tfap4 gene encoding transcription factor AP-4 isoform X1, which gives rise to MEYFMVPAQKVPSLQHFRKTEKEVIGGLCSLANIPLTPETARDQERRIRREIANSNERRRMQSINAGFQSLKTLIPHSDGEKLSKAAILQQTSDYIFALEQEKTRLLQQNNQLKRIIQELSGSSPKRRRAEEKDEGIGSPDILEEEKTEDLRREMIELRQQLEKERSVRMMLEDQMRSLDAQLYPEKLKAIAQQVQEQQVQTQTLVHLNQQKQLERDLTPVHSPQVMAPATPPAPTHHATVIVPAPVQAPQPHHVTVVTMGPASVINTVSTSRQNLDTIVQAIQHIEGTQGKACVGEEEQRRAVIVTSGRVLSDAAGSDTASNSDGPDDCSLP
- the tfap4 gene encoding transcription factor AP-4 isoform X2, with product MEYFMVPAQKVPSLQHFRKTEKEVIGGLCSLANIPLTPETARDQERRIRREIANSNERRRMQSINAGFQSLKTLIPHSDGEKLSKAAILQQTSDYIFALEQEKTRLLQQNNQLKRIIQELSGSSPKRRRAEEKDEGIGSPDILEEEKTEDLRREMIELRQQLEKERSVRMMLEDQVMAPATPPAPTHHATVIVPAPVQAPQPHHVTVVTMGPASVINTVSTSRQNLDTIVQAIQHIEGTQGKACVGEEEQRRAVIVTSGRVLSDAAGSDTASNSDGPDDCSLP